The sequence ATTGGTTTAGGATATATTCCTATATATATTACTAATATAGACAATACTACAAGAATGAAAAATTCAATTTTATCTAAATCTTGAAAATTGACAACATTATTGCAACCAAAAGCTATTCTTTTTAGCATCCAAAGAGAATATGAGGCACCTATTAATAAAGAAGTAGCTGCAATTATAGAAATAATAATATTATTTTTCATAGATCCTATAATTATCAAAAATTCTCCTACAAAACCACTTGTACCAGGTAATCCAGCACTAGCCATAGAAAACAAAACAAAAAATGTTACAAATTTTGGCATTGTATTAGTAATGCCACCATAATCTGAAATTTCTCTAGAATGATTTCTTGAATATAGTATACCTATACATAAAAACATAGCAGATGAAATTAGTCCATGTGAAATCATCTGAATCAAAGCTCCTTCTATTCCAAAATCATTGAACATAAAAATTCCTAGGGTTACAAAACCCATATGTGAAATAGAAGAATAAGCTACTAACTTTTTCATATCTTTTTGTACTATAGCTATTAAACCTACATATACTATAGAGATTAATGAAATTATAGTAATAATCCAAGATAAATTTAAACAAGCTTCTGTGACAATAGGTAATGAAAATCTTAATAATCCATATGCACCTAACTTCAACATAATAGAAGCTAATACAATAGATCCAGTAGTTGGTGCTTCTACATGTACATCTGGTAACCAAGTATGGAAGGGAAAAATAGGTATTTTTATTCCAAAAGCTATTAAAAAAGCTATAAATAACAAAATTTGTGAACTGTAATCTAAATTTAGATTATACCATTCAATTATACAAAAAGTACCAGATATTTTATATAAATATAATAATGAAATAAATAGTAATAATGATCCAAAAAAAGTATAAATAAAAAGTTTAAAAGCTGCATATATTCTATTTTTACCACCCCAAATACCAATAATAATATACATTGGTATTAATGTAGATTCAAAAAAGATATAAAATAATATAGCATCTAAAGAAACAAAAACACCTACCATAAGACCAGAAAGAAGCATAAATGAGGCTAAATATTGCGCAATATTATTAATACTGTCATCTTTTCTATATGCATACAAAATAACTAAAAAATTAATAAAAGCAGTTAAAAGAACAAAAAATATAGATATACCATCTATGCCAATATGATAATTAATATTGAGAGTATCAATCCACTTAGCTTTATATGTAAATTGCATATATGGATTGCTTATATCGAAATACAAATATAAGGGTAAAGTTATTATAAAACTAATTATAGATCCTATTAATGCTATATTTTTAGCAATATTTTCTTCTTTTTTGAAAAATATTATAAAAGCACTAAATAATATTGGTACAAATATAGAAGCTGTAAGCCATGGAAAATTAACTATTGACATAATTATTATTTAATAAGTAAAACAGATAAAATGATTGCAATGCCAGCTATCATAAAAAATGCATAATGATATATATATCCTGAATGTAGCTTGCTTAAAAACATATAAAAATATCTCACTAATACAATATTACCATTAACAAAAAAACCATCTATTATTTTTTGGTCAAATATTTTATAAAAAATATTACCTATTTTTATGAAAAAAGGAACTAAAATTTTTTCATTTAACCAATCAAAATAATATCCATTTTTTAAAATTTTATTTAAAATATGTAATTTTTTAATTGAAAATAAATTCATTGATTTATTTTTTATGTAATTGTATTTACATAATACTATTAATAACCCTAATATTATCAAATAAAATTGAATTTCATGTATAGCATGAATAGCAAATTTAACATTTCCTAACCATGTTGATTTTAATAAATTCATAGTTTGGTGTTTATAACTATTTATATTACTGTTTAATATAAAATCATCGACTAGAAAAAAACCTAAAAATATAGAAGGTATTGATAATAATACCAATGGTAATGTAATAGACCATTTTGATTCATGAGGAATGTTTGAGTTGATAGATCTAAAATTTTCTTTTCCATGAAATACTATAATATATAATCTTAATGAATATATAGAAGTAATTAAAATACCTAAATTAGTTGCATAATAAGCAAAATTAGCACCATATATCGAACTATATTTTATAGCTTCTATCAAAATTTCTTTAGAATAAAAACCAGAAAAAAATGGTATTCCTATTAAAGATAATGAACCAATTAAAAAAGTAATACAAGTAATAGGCATGTATTTATATAATCCACCCATATTTTTTATGTTTTGATCATGATGCATACCAATAATTACTGAACCTGCGCATAAAAATAATAAAGCCTTAAAAAATGCATGCGTTAATAAATGAAATATAGCAATTGGATAAGCAGAAATACCAATCGCTACCATCATATAACCTAATTGAGATAAAGTTGAATAGGCAATAATTTTTTTTATATCATTTTGTACAATTCCTAATATACCCATAAATAGAGCACTTAATGATCCTATTATAGTTATAAATGATAATAATTCATCTGAAAATTCAAATAAAATATATAATCTAACTACCAAAAAAATACCTGCTGTTACCATAGTTGCAGCATGTATTAGTGCAGAAATAGGAGTAGGACCTTCCATAGAATCTGGTAACCAAGAATGTAAAGGAATTTGTGCTGATTTTGCCATGGCTCCCATAAATAATAACCAACATGCTAATTTTATTACAGAAAATTCATAAGATAGAATAAAAATTTTATTGTTAGCTGCTATATAAGATGCATTATTTAATATGTCTTTATAATAAAATGAATCTGTATTAATAAAAATTAATATGATTCCTAATAATAAACCAAAATCACCTACACGATTTATTAAAAATGCTTTTAAGTTAGCATGTACAGCTGTAGGTTTATAATGCCAAAATCCAATTAATAAGTATGATACTAATCCAACTGCTTCCCATCCAAAAAAAAGTTGAACCATGTTATTTGACATCACTAACATTAACATTGAAAATGTAAATAAAGATATATAACAAAAAAATCTCTGATATCCATCATCTTTATACATATAACCAATTGTATAAATATGAACCATTAAAGAAATAAAAGTAATTATTATCATCATAATAGATGACAATATATCTATTAAGAACCCAATATTAAATGTAGTATTACTAATGATATTCCAATTATATAAATTTATATCTATATCACCATAATTTAATACATGATAAAAAATAATACAAGAAAACAAAAATGCTATTAATATTCCTGATATTGCAATTAAACTGGCATATTTT comes from Candidatus Kinetoplastibacterium sorsogonicusi and encodes:
- a CDS encoding complex I subunit 4 family protein; the protein is MSIVNFPWLTASIFVPILFSAFIIFFKKEENIAKNIALIGSIISFIITLPLYLYFDISNPYMQFTYKAKWIDTLNINYHIGIDGISIFFVLLTAFINFLVILYAYRKDDSINNIAQYLASFMLLSGLMVGVFVSLDAILFYIFFESTLIPMYIIIGIWGGKNRIYAAFKLFIYTFFGSLLLFISLLYLYKISGTFCIIEWYNLNLDYSSQILLFIAFLIAFGIKIPIFPFHTWLPDVHVEAPTTGSIVLASIMLKLGAYGLLRFSLPIVTEACLNLSWIITIISLISIVYVGLIAIVQKDMKKLVAYSSISHMGFVTLGIFMFNDFGIEGALIQMISHGLISSAMFLCIGILYSRNHSREISDYGGITNTMPKFVTFFVLFSMASAGLPGTSGFVGEFLIIIGSMKNNIIISIIAATSLLIGASYSLWMLKRIAFGCNNVVNFQDLDKIEFFILVVLSILVIYIGIYPKPINEIFHNSVHNLLNNLIDK
- the nuoL gene encoding NADH-quinone oxidoreductase subunit L, which codes for MDIINLSNYYLIVVLAPLVSSIILGLFGTGFVYDFINKKYASLIAISGILIAFLFSCIIFYHVLNYGDIDINLYNWNIISNTTFNIGFLIDILSSIMMIIITFISLMVHIYTIGYMYKDDGYQRFFCYISLFTFSMLMLVMSNNMVQLFFGWEAVGLVSYLLIGFWHYKPTAVHANLKAFLINRVGDFGLLLGIILIFINTDSFYYKDILNNASYIAANNKIFILSYEFSVIKLACWLLFMGAMAKSAQIPLHSWLPDSMEGPTPISALIHAATMVTAGIFLVVRLYILFEFSDELLSFITIIGSLSALFMGILGIVQNDIKKIIAYSTLSQLGYMMVAIGISAYPIAIFHLLTHAFFKALLFLCAGSVIIGMHHDQNIKNMGGLYKYMPITCITFLIGSLSLIGIPFFSGFYSKEILIEAIKYSSIYGANFAYYATNLGILITSIYSLRLYIIVFHGKENFRSINSNIPHESKWSITLPLVLLSIPSIFLGFFLVDDFILNSNINSYKHQTMNLLKSTWLGNVKFAIHAIHEIQFYLIILGLLIVLCKYNYIKNKSMNLFSIKKLHILNKILKNGYYFDWLNEKILVPFFIKIGNIFYKIFDQKIIDGFFVNGNIVLVRYFYMFLSKLHSGYIYHYAFFMIAGIAIILSVLLIK